The following proteins are encoded in a genomic region of Alistipes shahii WAL 8301:
- a CDS encoding nitrilase-related carbon-nitrogen hydrolase yields the protein MELRIALCQCDIAWEQPARNLARLEPMVAAAEADVVLLPELFATGFTLDPAGVADGAGGAVVTALRRWAARYGKAVAGSVAVAENGRFYNRMYFVKPSGEFIGYDKRHLFAPGGEARQYTPGDSRAVVEYGGVRFLLLVCYDLRFPVWSRCRGDYDAILCCASWPAPRREVWRTLLRARAIENQCYAAGVNRVGDDPAARYAGDSALVDFKGRTMVEAGGGERILTGVFDTGALAAFREKFPAWRDADEFVLK from the coding sequence GTGGAACTCCGCATCGCCCTCTGCCAGTGCGACATCGCCTGGGAACAGCCCGCGCGGAACCTCGCGCGGCTCGAACCGATGGTCGCTGCCGCCGAAGCGGATGTCGTGCTGCTGCCCGAACTGTTCGCCACGGGCTTCACGCTCGATCCCGCCGGAGTGGCCGACGGGGCCGGCGGGGCGGTCGTCACGGCCCTGCGCCGCTGGGCCGCCCGATACGGCAAGGCGGTCGCAGGCAGCGTCGCCGTTGCCGAAAACGGACGTTTCTATAACCGGATGTATTTCGTGAAACCCTCGGGCGAATTTATCGGCTATGATAAACGCCATCTGTTCGCACCCGGCGGCGAAGCGCGCCAGTACACGCCCGGCGACAGCCGTGCGGTGGTCGAATACGGAGGCGTGCGGTTCTTGCTGCTCGTCTGTTACGATTTGCGTTTTCCGGTCTGGAGCCGTTGCCGGGGCGATTACGACGCCATTCTGTGCTGCGCCTCGTGGCCTGCGCCGCGGCGCGAAGTGTGGCGGACGCTGCTGCGCGCCCGGGCCATCGAAAACCAGTGCTATGCGGCCGGGGTGAATCGGGTGGGGGATGACCCTGCGGCCCGTTACGCCGGGGATTCGGCGTTGGTCGACTTCAAGGGCCGCACGATGGTCGAAGCCGGCGGCGGGGAACGAATTCTGACGGGCGTGTTCGACACGGGGGCGCTGGCGGCGTTCCGCGAAAAATTCCCCGCGTGGCGGGATGCCGACGAATTCGTTTTAAAATAG
- a CDS encoding CocE/NonD family hydrolase translates to MKLRRFLFLLWAGLLVAAAACAQPVSTLYDKTEYRIAMRDSVRLHTSVFTPKAPGKAPIIIFRTPYGTGPYGEGQFPGSFEKGYMRSYVDRGYIIVQQDVRGRYMSEGEFMHVRPAGFGSVDETTDSYDTVDWLVKNIPGNNGRVGFAGCSYPGFYALMGGLSGHPAVKAVSPQAPVTDWYMGDDVHHNGVLMLSDAVRFLNSMNTPAGHEPTDKMPRRGLTISPDERTFFLTERPTRADLTKLLAPNAFWEEMAEHPDYDEWWRARDTRRACYNIRPAMLVVGGTFDAEDCYGAWNLYKAVLRQSARTPLHLVVGPWAHGAWRGDGRTLGDFDFGEEASGAYYMEHFEAPFFDCYLWARDTVDRLPPVAAFSSGDNRWHTFGRWTPSEARKLTLYLAGGGRITTEKPTVKNSSTSYTSDPADPVPYIATSGTRRPKEYMIADQRFLEGRKDVLTFVTEPLAEDVTLAGPVEASLKVALSTSDADFVVKLIDVYPDEGEKAGMQMLVRGDVVRGRYRDGFARPKAFVPGNPETVPFRTTDIAHTFRAGHRIMVQVQSSWFPLTERNPQQFIDLWRCAASDFVPCRVTLFHQRDRASSLTVYKL, encoded by the coding sequence ATGAAACTACGCCGATTTCTGTTCCTGCTCTGGGCGGGATTGCTGGTAGCGGCCGCCGCGTGCGCCCAGCCTGTCAGCACGCTTTACGACAAGACCGAATACCGTATCGCCATGCGCGACAGCGTGCGCCTGCACACCTCGGTCTTCACGCCCAAGGCCCCCGGCAAGGCCCCGATAATCATTTTCCGGACGCCTTACGGTACGGGACCTTACGGCGAGGGACAGTTTCCCGGCAGTTTCGAAAAAGGCTACATGCGCAGCTACGTCGACCGCGGCTACATCATCGTCCAGCAGGACGTCCGGGGCCGCTACATGAGCGAGGGCGAGTTCATGCACGTGCGTCCCGCGGGCTTCGGCAGCGTGGACGAGACGACGGACAGCTACGATACGGTGGACTGGCTGGTGAAGAACATTCCCGGCAACAACGGCCGTGTGGGTTTCGCGGGATGCTCCTACCCGGGATTCTACGCCCTGATGGGCGGTTTGAGCGGGCATCCGGCCGTGAAGGCCGTTTCGCCGCAGGCCCCCGTTACGGACTGGTACATGGGCGACGACGTGCACCACAACGGCGTGCTGATGCTGAGCGACGCCGTGCGGTTCCTCAATTCGATGAACACGCCCGCTGGACACGAGCCGACCGACAAGATGCCGCGGCGCGGGCTGACGATCTCGCCCGACGAACGCACGTTCTTCCTCACGGAGCGCCCCACGCGGGCCGACCTGACGAAACTGCTGGCACCCAATGCGTTCTGGGAGGAGATGGCCGAACATCCCGACTACGACGAGTGGTGGCGCGCGCGCGACACGCGCCGGGCCTGCTACAACATCCGTCCCGCGATGCTGGTCGTGGGCGGCACGTTCGACGCCGAGGATTGCTACGGGGCCTGGAACCTTTACAAAGCCGTCCTGCGCCAGAGCGCCCGGACTCCGCTCCATCTGGTCGTCGGGCCGTGGGCCCACGGGGCATGGCGCGGCGACGGGCGTACGCTGGGCGACTTCGATTTCGGAGAGGAGGCCTCCGGAGCCTACTATATGGAACATTTCGAGGCGCCCTTTTTCGACTGCTACCTCTGGGCGCGCGACACGGTCGACCGGCTGCCGCCCGTGGCGGCTTTCTCGTCGGGCGACAACCGCTGGCATACGTTCGGGCGGTGGACGCCTTCCGAGGCCCGCAAACTGACTCTTTACCTCGCCGGCGGCGGCCGCATCACGACCGAAAAACCGACGGTGAAAAACTCCTCGACGAGCTATACGTCCGATCCTGCCGACCCCGTGCCGTATATCGCAACCTCCGGCACGCGGCGTCCCAAGGAGTATATGATCGCCGACCAGCGGTTTCTGGAGGGCCGCAAGGACGTGCTGACGTTCGTGACCGAACCGCTTGCGGAAGACGTGACCCTTGCCGGTCCGGTCGAGGCTTCGCTGAAAGTGGCCCTTTCGACCTCGGATGCCGATTTCGTCGTGAAACTGATCGACGTTTACCCCGACGAGGGTGAAAAGGCCGGCATGCAGATGCTCGTCCGCGGCGACGTGGTGCGCGGCCGTTACCGCGACGGCTTCGCGCGTCCGAAAGCCTTCGTGCCGGGCAACCCCGAGACCGTGCCTTTCCGCACGACCGACATCGCCCACACGTTCCGCGCCGGACACCGGATCATGGTGCAGGTGCAGAGTTCGTGGTTCCCGCTCACGGAGCGCAATCCCCAGCAGTTCATCGACCTGTGGCGCTGTGCGGCGTCGGATTTCGTGCCCTGCCGGGTGACGCTTTTCCACCAGCGCGACCGCGCGTCGTCGCTGACCGTCTATAAGCTCTGA